A part of Manduca sexta isolate Smith_Timp_Sample1 chromosome 10, JHU_Msex_v1.0, whole genome shotgun sequence genomic DNA contains:
- the LOC115446709 gene encoding chromatin assembly factor 1 p55 subunit, whose translation MGDKGDGETFDDAVEERVINEEYKIWKKNTPFLYDLVMTHALEWPSLTAQWLPDVTRPEGKDYSVHRLILGTHTSDEQNHLLIASVQLPNEDAQFDASHYDNDKGEFGGFGSVSGKIDIEIKINHEGEVNRARYMPQNPCVIATKTPSSDVLVFDYTKHPSKPEPSGDCHPDLRLRGHQKEGYGLSWNPNLNGYLLSASDDHTICLWDINATPKEGRVIEAKSVFTGHTAVVEDVAWHLLHESLFGSVADDQKLMIWDTRCNNTSKPSHTVDAHTAEVNCLSFNPYSEFILATGSADKTVALWDLRNLKLKLHSFESHKDEIFQVQWSPHNETILASSGTDRRLHVWDLSKIGEEQTAEDAEDGPPELLFIHGGHTAKISDFSWNPNEPWVICSVSEDNIMQVWQMAENIYNDEEPETPASELESGVNVNHG comes from the exons ATGGGTGATAAAGGAGATGGAG AAACATTCGACGACGCGGTTGAAGAAAGAGTGATAAACGAGGAGTACAAAATATGGAAGAAGAATACTCCATTTCTGTACGACTTGGTGATGACACACGCCCTGGAGTGGCCCTCCCTGACGGCCCAGTGGCTTCCCGATGTTACCAGACCGGAGGGCAAGGATTATTCGGTTCACAG GCTAATTTTGGGCACACACACATCAGATGAACAGAATCATCTACTCATCGCCAGTGTTCAACTGCCAAATGAAGATGCACAGTTTGATGCAAGCCACTATGACAATGACAAAGGAG AATTCGGCGGCTTCGGCTCTGTGTCCGGTAAAATCGACATAGAGATAAAGATAAACCACGAGGGCGAGGTGAACCGCGCGCGCTACATGCCGCAGAACCCATGCGTCATCGCCACCAAGACACCGTCCTCCGACGTGCTCGTGTTCGACTACACCAAGCACCCGTCCAAGCCTGAACCCTCGGGGGACTGCCATCCTGATCTGAG acTGCGTGGTCATCAAAAAGAAGGTTATGGTCTGTCTTGGAATCCAAACCTTAATGGATACCTCCTGTCAGCAAG cgATGACCACACAATATGCCTATGGGACATAAACGCGACGCCGAAGGAGGGCCGCGTGATCGAGGCCAAGTCCGTGTTCACGGGACACACCGCCGTGGTGGAGGATGTCGCGTGGCATCTCCTGCACGAGTCTCTGTTTGGATCGGTGGCAGATGACCAGAAACTCATGATCTGGGATACAAG ATGTAACAATACATCAAAACCATCGCACACAGTGGACGCGCACACCGCCGAAGTAAACTGTCTCAGTTTCAACCCATATTCGGAATTTATACTGGCTACGGGCAGTGCCGATAAAACC GTGGCGCTGTGGGACCTGCGCAACCTCAAACTGAAGCTGCACTCGTTCGAGTCGCATAAGGACGAGATCTTCCAAGTGCAGTGGTCACCGCACAACGAGACCATCCTGGCCAGCAGCGGCACCGACAGGAg ACTGCACGTATGGGATCTGTCGAAGATCGGCGAGGAGCAGACTGCGGAAGATGCGGAGGACGGCCCGCCCGAGCTGTTGTTCATACACGGCGGACACACCGCTAAGATATCCGACTTCTCCTGGAATCCCAACGAGCCCTGGGTCATTTGTTCTGTTTCTGAGGATAATATTATGCAG GTATGGCAGATGGCGGAGAACATCTATAATGATGAGGAGCCGGAGACGCCCGCGTCGGAGCTGGAGTCCGGTGTTAACGTGAACCACGGCTAG
- the LOC115446711 gene encoding uncharacterized protein LOC115446711, producing the protein MADAAAARREARRRRILENSHNRLQLISGKSTEDCSRGSPIRTTVADQDSHRFCINNGVIVTEQESLDSIPSIPLITSLTSDVPVSEGEVVNDLAFSAPRAQETVQTPLLEKIVAHKYDIVILSLFIQFVYSMVLVTDTTYFFLPVIMYSLTKMMYFPTKSNSNIANALMLLNHMSSSSMQRVIQLMQTSSYVFGDVCIFLFVTICIQSLCYVVEDSLVT; encoded by the exons ATGGCTGATGCTGCAGCAGCTCGTCGCGAGGCTAGGAGGAGAAGAATATTGGAAAATTCTCATAACAGACTTCAACTGATATCTGGAAAAAGTACTGAAGACTGTTCCAGAG GTTCTCCGATCAGAACAACGGTTGCCGATCAAGACAGTCACAGATTTTGTATTAACAATGGTGTGATTGTGACGGAGCAGGAAAGTCTTGATTCGATTCCCTCGATACCTTTGATTACTTCGTTAACCAGTGATGTGCCAGTGAGTGAAGGTGAGGTTGTTAATGACCTGGCATTTTCCGCGCCCCGCGCACAAGAGACTGTTCAAACACCGCTGTTGGAGAAAATCGTGGCACACAAGTATGACATAGTCATATTGTCATTGTTTATTCAATTTGTGTACAGTATGGTGTTGGTGACAGAcactacatattttttcttaccaGTCATAATGTATTCACTTACAAAAATGATGTATTTTCCAACGAAAAGCAATTCTAACATTGCAAATGCACTGATGCTTTTGAATCACATGTCTTCAAGCAGTATGCAGAGAGTTATACAACTCATGCAAACTTCAAGCTATGTATTTGGTGATGTCtgcatatttttgtttgtcacTATTTGCATACAATCATTGTGTTATGTTGTGGAGGACAGTTTGGTTACTTAG
- the LOC115446710 gene encoding transcription factor A, mitochondrial, producing the protein MSSYTQLCRLSNCVIGSYKSIIHSRTNWLAPVQACNYTRKSAEDKLGLDKPKRPLTPFFKFMAQMRPALLAKNPGISAKDAIAWTSKHWQQLDSETKTQMAKEYEKDLEDYRKIKAMYESSLTEQQKADIKRVKEEMAMAKEKRKLKAEYKELGKPKKPMSSYLLYIKSRKDSIQGKTLKEYQEQVKADWFRLSESDKVKFEKEAQALMMKYKKDMEAWELKMISQGRVDLVRSKPVREKKTKSLEKSQ; encoded by the exons ATGTCCTCATATACTCAATTGTGCCGTCTGAGTAATTGTGTTATTGGAagttataaatcaattattcaTAGCAG AACAAATTGGTTAGCTCCCGTACAAGCATGCAACTATACCAGAAAATCAGCGGAAGACAAATTGGGCCTAGATAAGCCTAAGCGGCCGCTTACTCCATTTTTCAAATTCATGGCACAGATGAGGCCGGCTCTCCTGGCTAAGAACCCTGGTATCAGCGCCAAGGACGCTATAGCATGGACTTCCAAACACTGGCAACAATTAGATAGCGAA ACAAAAACGCAGATGgctaaagaatatgaaaaagatCTTGAAGATTACAGAAAAATCAAAGCTATGTATGAATCGTCACTCACAGAACAACAAAAGGCAGATATCAAGAGAGTGAAAGAGGAAATGGCGATGGCAAAAGAAAAACGGAAACTCAAagct gAATATAAAGAGTTAGGAAAGCCAAAGAAACCAATGTCATCATACTTGTTGTATATAAAGTCAAGAAAGGACAGCATCCAGGGTAAAACATTGAAAGAATACCAGGAACAGGTGAAAGCAGATTGGTTCAGATTATCTGAAAGTGATAAAGTAAAGTTTGAGAAGGAAGCACAGGCTCTTATGATGAAATATAA GAAAGATATGGAAGCGTGGGAACTGAAAATGATATCACAGGGACGTGTCGACCTTGTTCGTTCAAAGCCTGTTCGAGAGAAAAAAACAAAGAGCTTAGAGAAATCACAATAG